The Salmo salar chromosome ssa06, Ssal_v3.1, whole genome shotgun sequence sequence tctctctctctctctctctctctctctctctctctctctctctctctctctctctccttcacgttTGAGCCTATGAGTTACATTTTTTAAACCCACTTAGGACAATGTGCCTCCTACGAAGGAAAACTCGAAACATGATGAGAAGGAAGTGGAGCACAAGAAAAGAGAAATCCGGTCTTGCGGTTCACTAGGCAAAACTTTCCCAAATTCATTCATTTTAACTCTTAATTTAGCGAGATACCCTTTCACTTTTTGTACATCCTTTCAATCCTCACTATTTAAATTAATCCGCAGATATGGGATCAGAACACAAACCACATTCTGACTGGAGGATTTTTGCAATATACTGGCAACAGGTAAGTCAACAACATGCTATCATTTGATCACTGCTTAAGGCTTCAATTAATTAATTATTTTCAGGATTATATTCAACTAACAATGACCATCTGCTGCAGATCATCTAACTACCCTAAAAATGGCAATTCAGATGATCATTTGGATGAGCGCCTTCCTCTGCCTCGTGCAAGTTTTCTCGATGCCCATGCCTTGCCAGCTACAAGGACAGCTGGTGCGATCAACCCACAACCTACTGAGAGACAtggtacattttttaaattactgTAGACTTGAGATGTATTATCCAACGAAGTTTAACTGAATAGCTCAACGTGAAACATgtgttttctctttctttcaggGGGGTCATTTTCCTATGGAGTGCCTGCAGGACAATGTCTTCATGGAATTCCCAGCCACGGCATTTGCAACCTCCGGCGGGCCACAGGTAAGGGCAAGCGATCATATCCAAGTGTTCTTTACAGCATGAAAGCGTATTTGCAACCGTTAGGATCAGAAAGTAGAAAACTTTAAACTGCCATGTATGTTatttgatatttttgttgttgtccctTTCAGTTGAGCAGCAGTGGTGCTAAGGCTATTTATGAGACATTGAAGAATATCGACACATTGTTTGGAACTGACGAACTGCCGACAATGTGGGACCAACAGAAGTTGGAGTATTTTCAGAACATTGTCTACCGTCAGATTGAAGAGAGCAAATGTGTGAGTACCTACCTATGCCTATACAGATAGCTTAACTGTTTAAGTCTGGTATGGTGATGTTTGAATTATTTTCTTCTTGTGTCAGATGATGGGGAGTGTGGATACACGTGATTATCTAGTCAGGGAAAAGGCGCTGAATACATACTTTAGGAGCATCGCGGCTGTCCTAAAATAAAAAGTAGGGTGCAAGCAAATACACTATAATGGATACATTTTAATTATTATTCATCGCCTGCCTCTTTCTTCCTTTCTGGCAGATGATGAGCAGTGTGGATACAAGTGATTATCCCATCAGGGCACAGGGCCTGAAGACGTACTTTGGGAACATTGCAGCAGTCCTAAAAGAAAAGGTAGAATATAGGTTGAAAACAAATAGACACATTGTTTTGATAATATCTCTACATAGGACAATATTACCCTACATTGCCCTAAcagtttattttcattttcacaGAAATTCAGTTACTGCGCCTGGGAAGTGGTTCGAAAAGAACTCCTGTACACTCTAGAATTCATCCTGAAACACAACTCTGATAGCCTTCTGTGGTCCAACAGAACATGAATTTGAACTTGCAGATGTTttttactaaagtgttttagaatTGTGCTTGATTTTAAAAGCCTTCTATTCTACAATCATGCAATGTGCAATGTCCAACAGCAATattatacatgtatttatttatatatttatttatttatcaagatTATTCATTTATGTAGGCCTATTTTTGAAAGTATTTATTCATCTATTTGAAAATGGTGCCTGTTGTTGCTCTTCATCAAATGTtaagttaataaaaaaaatattctttTAAATATTGTTAATCTGAGTGCTCATTCTGTATCCAAGTCTGTCGGTgtgttttaatgaatttattttttatttcacctttatttaaccgtgtaggacagttgagaacaagttatcatttacaactgcaaactggccaagataaagcaaagcagtgcgacaaaaacaacaacacagagtttttTAAACGTtcataattttttatttcacctttatttatgcaGGAAAGCTAGTTGagcacaagttctcatttacaactgcgacctggccaagataaagcaaagcagtgcgacacaaacaacaacacagatttacacatggaataaacaagcgtacagtcaataacacaatagaaaaaaagaaagtctatatacagtgtgtgcaaatggcgggaTCCGTTAGCTGCTcaaatagctgatgtttaaagttagtgagagaaatataagtctccagattcagcgatttttgcaatttgttccagtcactggcagcagagaactggaaggagaggcggccaaatgaggtgttggttttggggatgaccagtcatcttcaaataatatttttgcaggattcttcttgcgaatgattttgccgAAGATTGTATCTCCGCCGGGCTGGGCAACCTGAGCTTTTGCTATCTCtacatacaaatcattaaaatccagacggaaaagatttacacaagaagcaacctaatatcacacagtcaaactctcagtcatttagtaagttcaccattctgccaCTCTCACTGTTAAACATCGCACAGTGTTCAACACAACGGCTCCGAACGAAGTTATCCATTTTTCATTTGGAAGAGTCAGCTTTTTAAACCAACATGGCTcagtttaaattgtttttacattgtagtaAAACTAAATCTCATTTGATATGCGTTTTGACATAAAATTACTACATTCTGTAGCAATTAATGTTTTTTCCCATTAAAATGCGATTTGATTAAAGTTAATGCCTTCAACTGCTGGGGCGCGTGCTACggatgggtgttgttatggtgaccagtgagctgagataaggcggagctttacctaacaGAAACTTATAGATGACCGGGAGCCAGTAGGTCGGGGTctggtatatatatattctgtgcTCTCCAGGAACACAGCGCATGCGCACGGGAGATCACGCGATTGGAGGTTCGAGACAACctggtgcagttcaagaaattccTCGACAGCAGAGTCAAGCCATGAGGAAGAAGTGGTCTGTTGGAGAACCACATAATCATCATTGGAGACATGTGACATGTTTCTGAGCCCGGTTTATAGATTGATAGCTCATACATTTACTGAATGAATGATTTATTTATAAACATTGGTTGACTGACATTTATATGTGAAGGCTATGTATTTATTCCTTTACAATAAAATCAAATAATTATTCTCTCATCATTTTTATTAATTCATTTATATAttcagtcattcattcattcatgcatTAGTTTGTTTATAGACTGACTTTTTTAAAGGAGCAATCTGCTGTTCAAACAACACCAAAGCGGTCACTGAACCACTATTTTTCTCAATAGCTGAGGATTGGGGTTGGAGAAAAGTAACCATTGTCAAAGAACTAAGGATGAAAGGAATGTCCATCTATGAGATAAAAGTTATGGGTTAGTTTGAACTACATTTGGAAGCTATacagtgtgtgttttttttttttttacatttacatggtATCAAAAAATGGCATGAACATTTCtaattttgggttctgatgaggtAAGAGAgtagttgaactaaactcatgaggatTTTAAAATTGATTTACATACGATAATGTTATCACAACACATTGGCAAATTGGTTTATTCTTATAGGCCTGCTCTTCTCTCTGAACGACGAAATATTCAAATATTCATGCTAGCCTTGAAATGGTTGAGTATCTACctgactctgttctgttctgcttatACACACCAGCATCCGATCAGTGCGGGTGGACGCAGTTTATGCACTAGTGCGCATTTTTGCACCTGTCCGCTATTTGGTGTGCACAATTTGATGCTCAATATATCTCATTATTAGACCTCCATttatttgtattgtattatagGACGTTTTATGTAACCAATGCTTTAACTCTCTGTACCACAATGTTTCATTTATGGATACTATTCCAATACAGTTCACTTTTTGATATTGATATGACTTTATTTCAGGTTGGACATTTTACAGTTTTGTGTCTAAAAGAAAAGTCGAGCGCATGTTTCCAGAGCATGTTTCCAAGAACACACAGGTAAGATACTGAAATGTATCATGTAGCAAGATATGGATAGAATAAATAAAGTGTATGATTTTATTGCAATTTCAAAATTATAAATTGGAAGTTTAACCATAGAATTTATGAGACTTCCTAATGCCTAAAACCTTGTTTTATTTTATACAGGGCGAGGACGTCTCTGTGGTTGCATTAGAGGCTTTGGAATAAATGGCCCAGTTATTTAACAGCCTAACTCCTGTCACATGGAAcaaagaaacactgaacctgttcaAAAACAGGTGAACTAGTTAAGTTTAGAAATTGGAGGGATGCGTAAGTATGATCCCTCATGTTGTAGCCTAAGTTATATTTTGGGGGCAGACAATAATTGGCATAGGTCTTTAACTTGTGATTTAATCTAAgcgatatttttttaaattttcagtACTTTTCTTAATTTAGACGGAACGAATTCACTCACAACCATTTGATATTGTCTTCaggtggtgtgtggtgttgggGCATCCTCTGGAGATGGAGGGTCAGTTACTTCAGGCAAAGGGTCTCTGAACCGTATTTCAACAAGCTGAACACCATCTTGAAACAGAAGGTGGATCCAATATCAAATGCACTCGAAAATAGGCTAAATTAATCAGAGGAAAAGTTCTAGATCACCACAAATCGGATGAATTTCGCTGAAACTTGGAACTTCCAAGCGCCGTTTCTTGTGTCGTCGGATGCGTTGGCGCAGCACCTGTTGTGGTTGAGTTGACTGAAAACATGCATGTAATTGTTTGCGCTCCAGGAACACAGCGCATGCGCATGTGAGATCGTGGGAGCGGAGCTTCGCTACAAACTGGTGCAGTTTTAAAAATTCCTCGACACCATGGTCAAGCTGTGACGAAGTCGACCTCAGAGTCAAGCGGTGAGGAAAGAGCGGTCTGTTGGACAACCACATAACCATCATTGGAGACATGTGACATGTCCCTGAGGCTGGCAAATAGATTGATGGATGATATTTTTACTGACTGATTTATATGTGAAggctatgtatttattttatttataacaCAACTAAATGACAAAATACATGCATCTATTATCATATTGTTTTTCTCATTCATTCATGTATTCAGTCATCCATTAATTCATCCATTCAGTCTTTCATGCATTCATTTGTTTATAGGGAATCTACAGTTCAAAACAACACCATAGTGGTCACTCAACCACTATTCTGGTAAATAGATGAGGGATGTGGTTCGAGAAAAGTAACCGCTGTCGGAGATCTATTGATTAAAGTAATGACCATCCAAGAGATCAACGTTATAGTTTACTACATTTTCAAGCTGTAAAGTGTTTGTTTAGATGTATATTGTTTCAAACAATGtcataaaaagtacattttgggtTCTGTTGAGGTAAGACAGCTGGACTGAGCTCATGAGGCCTTTAAAAGtgatatattcttcaagaatcaataggtaGGCTGTTTATCATTCATTTATGCATGTGGCAATCGCAGAAAATGCCCCTTTAACAAAGCATATCCAAGACGATGAAGTGTAGTGTTATTAGGAATTAGGATTTAGGTATTTGCCTACGATAATGTTATCACAACACCTTAGCACATTGGTTTATTTAGTCTCTCGTAAGTAATAAATAGTCAAATGTTAATGTTAGCCTGACTATTCAGATACAGACGTCATAAAATGCTGGTTGATTTCTATCTATATCAGTTATAATCAACATTTTAATTCAAATGTATAGACATGAATGGGATTAAAGACAGAAGATGCCAACAGAACGAGATCATATTAAATCctcatctctcactccctctcacagacacacgcacgcacgcagacacacagagagagagggagagagagagagagagagagagagagagagagagagagagagagagagagagagagagagagagagagagagagagagagagagagagagagagagagagagagagagagagagagagagagagagagagagagagagagagagagagagagagagagagagggagagaaacaaacaaacaagcaaacaGCAGTTTTGTGATtaacaaacaaacattgtaggccTTCCCTTAGTCCATAAAAGTGCCATTAGTTAAATATTGGTGTTTATAAAGACATAAAGAGCACTACTGCATTCATTGTAAAGTTACGGGGtcaatattctctctctctctctctctctctctctctctctctctctctctctctctctctctccttcacgttTGAGCCTATGAGTTACATTTTTTAAACCCACTTAGGACAATGTGCCTCCTACGAAAGAAAACTCGAAACATGATGAGAAGGAAGTGGAGCACAAGAAAAGAGAAATCCGGTCTTGCGGTTCACTAGGCAAAACTTTCCCAAATTCATTCATTTTAACTCTTAATTTAGCGAGATACCCTTTCACTTTGTGTACATCCTTTCAACCCTCACTATTTAAATTAATCCGCAGATATGGGATCAGAACACAAACCACATTCTGACTGGAGGATTTTTGCAATATACTGGCAACAGGTAAGTCAACAACATGCTATCATTTGATCACTGCTTAAGGCTTCAATGAATTAATTATTTTCAGGATTATATTCAACTAACAATGACCATCTGCTGCAGATCATCTAACTACCCTAAAAATGGCAATTCAGATGATCATTTGGATGAGCGCCTTCCTCTGCCTCGTGCAAGTTTTCTCGGTGCCCATGCCTTGCCAGCTACAAGGACAGCTGGTGCGATCAACCCACAACCTACTGAGAGACAtggtacattttttaaattactgTAGACTTGAGATGTATTATCCAACGAAGTTTAACTGAATAGCTCAACGTGAAACATgtgttttctctttctttcaggGGGGGTCATTTTCCTATGGAGTGCCTGCAGGACAATGTCTTCATGGAATTCCCAGCCACGGCATTTGCAACCTCCGGAGGGCCACAGGTAAGGGCAAGCGATCATATCCAAGTGTTCTTTACAGCATGAAAGCGTATTTGCAACCGTTAGGATCAGAAAGTAGAAAACTTTAAACTGCCATTTATGTTATttgatattattgttgttgtCCCTTTCAGTTGAGCAGCAGTGGTGCTAAGGCTATTTATGAGACATTGAAGAATATCGACACATTGTTTGGAACTGACGAACTGCCGACAATGTGGGACCAACAGAAGTTGGAGTATTTTCAGAACATTGTCTACCGTCAGATTGAAGAGAGCAAATGTGTGAGTACCTACCTATGCCTATACAGATAGCTTAACTGTTTAAGTCTGGTATGGTGATGTTTGAATTATTTTCTTCTTGTGTCAGATGATGGGGAGTGTGGATACACGTGATTATCTAGTCAGGGAAAAGGCGCTGAATACATACTTTAGGAGCATCGCTGCTGTCCTAAAATAAAATGTAGGGTGCAAGCAAATACACTATAATGGATACATTTGAATTATTATTCATCGCCTGCCTCTTTCTTCCTTTCTGGCAGATGATGAGCAGTGTGGATACAAGTGATTATCCCATCAGGGCACAGGGCCTGAAGACGTACTTTGGGAACATTGCAGCAGTCCTAAAAGAAAAGGTAGAATATAGGTTGAAAACAAATAGACACATTGTTTTGATAATATCTCTACATAGGACAATATTACCCTACATTGCCCTAAcagtttattttcattttcacaGAAATTCAGTTACTGCGCCTGGGAAGTGGTTCGAAAAGAATTCCTGTACACTCTAGAATTCATCCTGAAACACAACTCTGATAGCCTTCTGTGGTCCAACAGAACATGAATTTGAACTTGCAGATCTTTTTTACTATTGTGTTTTAGAAATGTGCTTGATTTTAAAAGCCTACTATTCCACAATCATACAATGTGCAATGTCCAACAGCAATattatacatgtatttatttatttatcaaggTTATTTATTTATGTAGGTCTATTTATGATTTCATTTATTTATCTATTTGAAAATCGTTCCTGTTGTTGACCTTCATCAAATGTTAagttaataaaaaaattatactttTAAATATTGTTAATCTGAGTGCTCATTCTGTATCCAAGTCTGTCGGTGtgttttaatgtatttattttttatttcacctttatttaaccaggtaggcctgttgagaacaagttctcatttacaactgctacctggccaagataaagcaaagcagtgcgacacaaacaacaacacagagttacacaaacaaacgtacagtcaataacacaatagaaaaatctttgtacagtgtgtgaaaatgtagaagagtaggcaGTTAAGGCAATATacaggccatagaggcgaaaaaaTTACAATTACGATTtaacattaacactggagtggagTGCAAAAGaacactggggtgcaaaagagcaagtgGGTAAGGAATGCGCCTGGGAAGTGGTTCGAAAAGAACTCCTGTACACCCTAGAATTCATCCTGAAACACAACTCTGATAGCCTTCTGTGGTCCAACAGAACATGAATTTGAACTTGCAGATCTTTTTCACTATtatagattggctgtgtacaggtacagtgatcggtaagctgctctgacaactgatgcttaaagttagagagggagatataagactccagcttcagagattttagGAAATAATTCCCCtcatttgcagcagagaactggaaggaaaggcgaccaaattaagtgttggctttgggtatgaccagtgaaatatacctgctggagggcacgctacgggtgggtgttgcaatggtgaccagtgagctgagataaggcggggctttaccttgcaaagacttataaatgacctggagccagtgggtttggcgacgaatatgtagcaagggccagccaacgagagcacacaggtcgcagtggtgggtagtatatgggactttggtgacaaaacagatggcactgtgatagactgcatccaatttgttgagtcgagtgttggaggctattttgtaaatgacatccccgaagtcaaggatcagtaggatagtcagttttacaagggtatgtttggcagcatgagtgaaagaagctttgttgtgaaataggaagccaattctagatttcattttggattggagatgcttaatgtgagtgtggaaggagagtttagagtctaaccagacacttaggtatttgtatttttttttaacctttatttaactaggcaagtaagttaagaacaaattcttattttcaatgagagcctcagaacagatttttaccttgtcagctcggggattcaatcttgcaacctttcgattactagtccatcactctaaccactaggatacctgttgtccacgtattctaagtcagacccGTCCAGCGTAGTGCTGCAAGTCGAGCAGTAAGATgcggcagcaatcggttgaagagcatgcacttagttttactagcaattaaaagcagttggaggccacggaaggagtgttgtatggcgttgaagctcatttggatgTTTGTTAGCAAAGTGTCCATAGACGGGCCAGAtgtctacagaatggtgtcgtctgcgtagaggtggatcatagaatcaccagcagcaagtgcgaaatcattgatatatacagagaaaagagtcggcccgagaattgaaccttgtggcaaCACCATAGTGGACATTAAGATTTGTATTAAACATGCTCAGGAAATTTTGTCACATGGCagtacaacatttacatttttacatttacgtcatttagcagacgctcttatccagagcgacttacaaattggtgcattcaccttatgatatccagtggaacaaccactttacaatagtacatctatatccttttttttggaggggggttagaaggattactatatcctatcccaggtattccttaaagaggtggggtttcaggtgtctacggaaggtggtgattgactccgctgtcctgagggagcttgttccaccattggggtgccagagcagcgaacagttttgactgggctgagcgggaactgtgcttccgcagaggtaggggggctagcaggacagaggtggatgaacgcagtgcccttgtttgggtgtagggcctgatcagagcctgaaggtacggaggtgccgttcccctcacagctccgtaggcaagcaccatggtcttgtaacagatgcgagcttcaactggaagccagtggagtgtgcggaggagcggggtgacgtgagagaacttgggaaggttgaacaccagacgggctgcggcgt is a genomic window containing:
- the LOC123743555 gene encoding interferon alpha-2-like → MAIQMIIWMSAFLCLVQVFSMPMPCQLQGQLVRSTHNLLRDMGGHFPMECLQDNVFMEFPATAFATSGGPQLSSSGAKAIYETLKNIDTLFGTDELPTMWDQQKLEYFQNIVYRQIEESKCMMSSVDTSDYPIRAQGLKTYFGNIAAVLKEKKFSYCAWEVVRKELLYTLEFILKHNSDSLLWSNRT